The genomic region GAATGCTAATGAAATGCGAAGACGAATTAGAAATCGTAATAGGTGATAAAAAAATTGGAGGATATATTAGACCAATTATGTAGTGAAGTAGCATATATCCTATCGTCTTCATCTATTATAGAAGCTTCAGTATTTAAGCCAGGTAACGCTTCGAGGATACAAGATATTAAAAGCGTAAAGTATGAGGATATTCTACTTTCAGCAAATCTTGCTAATGCCTATTATAGAAAGGCCTGTATTAGAGGATATAATTCTTCTAGACCGTTATACGACCTGCTTTACCTTACTATAAAAGAAAGTAAGAAGATGGAGGTAAATTATTCAATTCTAGGTACACAGCTACTATTACTTCCTATCTCTTATTCATCACTCCTAGCTGATAATGTGGATAATTTAAGGAGAAAACTTAGCGAACTCATAATTTCTTTGGATGTTGAAGACACCAAATGGTTTTTTGAAGCTCTAAAACAAGTAGAATTGAGTTATTTAGGTAAAATTGACGTCATGGATTATAGGGAAACAACAAATAAAACCATGTATGAGGTTTTAGTATTTTCATCGAATATGGATACTATAGCTAGAAATATGATAAGAAACTATGAGTATTCCTATATTGCATATAAAATAATAAAAGACAGCGAAAGTCTTGAAAAAGGAATACAGAAAGCTTTCATAGAAATTTTATCAGAGCAACCGGATGGATTAATATACCGAAAGTATGGCGGAAAGATTGCTTTGCTTATTTCTCACTTGGCAAGAGAAGTGAAGGGAGATTTTACTGAGAAAAAACTTTTGGATTTCAATAATTTTCTAGTTAAGAATAATTATAATCCAGGATCTACGGCAGATATTATAGCCTCTGGTGTTGCATTATATTTACTTGATAAGTGGTATGAAAAAACTCGCAATGATTACCCGCTTCCCTTGCCAAGAGGATGCAGTAGAATATATAAATAATAATTTTGACGGAGTGATAGGTTTAGGAGATGTAGAATGTCCTCAATATCTTAATAACTTTCACGGAATTTTAGGTGAAATGGAAAGCGTTTATATCATGAAATACCTTAAAAAAACTGAGAGACTAATAACAAAGGAATTCTTAGGTCTCTCAACGGATTTTTCAACTGAAATTAGTATAACTCATTTCCCTCCTAAAGGATTTAAGTCCGGAATAATTATAAACGTCGAAATAGGAAAGAAGGAAATTTCTGCAAAGATACTCTCAAGTAAGACTAAAATTGTAATACACGGCCATTCAGAAAACCAAACTATAGTGAACTCTCACGGATTTCAAGTAATCTCTATAGGTGCCTTCGAAAAAGGGTATCTTGCAATTTATTATCCGGAAGAAAAGAAGATTCAGTTAAGTAAGATAAGTAGCCATTAAGTACGCGTCTTCTCCGTCAGCGTAATAATGTTTTAATACCTTGATTTTCATGAACCCAAGTTTTTCATAAACTGAAATAGCTGGATAATTGCTTACCCTAACTTCTAAGTAAACTTCTTCAGCACCATAATCTTCTTTCATACTTTTCATCGAAGCTTTAAGAAGAGCAGTACCTATTCCCCTATTTCTATAAGCCTCCAAAACTGCTATAGAAACTACGTGGCCTTTCTTAACTAATGAAGGCAAATTCTTCAAATTACTGAAGCCCAACTCTATTCTAGGCATTATATATCCTACAACGTCACCGTTAACTTCTGCCACATAAAACGCCTTTCCGTAATCTTTAATATGATCAACAAAAAAGTAATAAGGATAATTTTCAGGCAAGGATAATCTATTAATCATTATTATATCGTCTATATCATCCATTCTAACATTTCTAATAAGAAATGAGTTTGTAGATTTATTGCTTGTTGCTTGCTCCATGCTATAATATTTTTATTAAGAAGTTTATATACATGTTTGAACCTATTTATGACTCATCCATCGAAGAGAATAATAGGCGAAATTAGCGATGAACTAAAAGGTAAAAAGGTACTATTAGGAGTATCAGCCAGTGTTTCCTTATACAAGTCCCTTGACCTTGCTAGAGATCTAATGAGAAGAGGAGCAGAAATAAAGGTAATGATGACTCCATCAGCATCTAAACTAATCTCCCCAGAAATGTTTACCTGGGCTACTGGAAATAAAACAGTTGTAAAAATAGGAGGGAAATTAGAACATGTACAGTTAGCTGAGGAATTCGACGTAATGATAATTGCACCTTCAACCATGAACATTGTAACAAAGTTAGCTTACGGTATTACAGATAATAATTTAGTTCTAACCGCAATAAATTTTCTTCAATTAAATAAAAAGGTAATACTAGTTCCTGCAATGCATTTACAAATGTGGAACTCGCCCCAACTCCAGAGCGCTATAGAAATCTTAAGGAAAAATAATAATGTGGAAATTATAGAGCCTAAATTAGTAAATAATCTAGCCCATTACCCAGACATTGAATATCTAACCTCAAGGATTACCTCTTATATCTTAAGAGAGAAGGATCTTAAAGGTTTAAAAATTGTAGTTACAGCAGGACCTACTAGAGAATACATGGATCCAGTAAGGTTTATAACAAATCCAAGTAGTGGAACTATGGGCGTATCAATAGCTAACGAAGCTTACTTCAGAGGAGCAGATGTGATTTTAGTTCATGGCCCAATTAGCTCTCATTTACATCCTTATTCTCCGACTATCGAGGTCGAGACTACAGAAGATATGCTAAAAAATGTTGTAAACCTCGTTGAAAAAGAAAAGTTTAATATAGTAATATTAGCTGGAGCTCCTGCAGACTATAAGTTTAAGGTAATAAGAGGAGAAAAAATTGATAGCCACACTGAAGTGCCCAAAGTAGAGTTAGAAAAAACACCTAAAATTTCAGAATATATTAGGGGAAAGGCTTTCGTAGTAGGATTCTCTGCGGAAACTGTAAATAATGATGACGAACTCATAGAAAAAGCTAAAATAAAGAAGGAAAGGCATGGATTTAACATGATAGTTGCAAATAACGTAAAAAGAAAGGATATAGGTTTTTCATCTGAATATAATGAGGTAATTGTTATTACTAATAGTGAAATTATAAAGATACCTAAAAGTTATAAAACAATTATAGCTAGAAAATTGCTAGATATCGTAAGAGAAGAGTTTATAAAATCTAAAGTATAATGTTGTTTTGGCTCAGGTAGCTCAGCCAGGGAGAGCGCTGGGCTGTGGACCCAGTGGTCCCGGGTTCAAATCCCGGCCTGAGCCCTTATTTTACGTTCTTCTTTTATAGAAGTTTTACAAAGTCTGAAAACTCGTCTTCACGATAAACATTAGACTACATATACCAAAGAACACGATTAAATTTTTATTACTGAATATTATTGAGCAATCTTTGCTATTAGCTTTCAACTCCACGACTGAGTAGGGGAATAGCCCCGCGCTTAAAAGCTTATATGACAAGTAGAGGACATGGATTAAATATGGGTTATAGGGTTTTCTCAGTCAGGCAATATAAGATTCGTCAAAGAGGGAAGAAGTATTATGTTTACTCCATAGAGAAGGATAAAGAAGGTAACGTAAGAGAGCGTTACATTGGCCCATTAGATAAGATAGTGGAAATAACATTGGGGTTTTAGGGGTGTCCCTTTAACACAGTGGGGCTGGCGGGATTTGAACCCGCGACCACCAGGGCCCAAGCCTGGCATCCTAGTCCTGGCTAGACTACAGCCCCATTTTTTACAGTACATTATTAGCCTAAAAAATTTTTCATATAACTATTACCGTAGTTTGTAAATAGATTGCAAGTATTGCAAATATACCTTCAATAATCCAAAGTATAGCCACCACTTGATATTCCTTAAATCTTCCCATCTTCATAACTACATGAGTTAAAGAATTTGGCATATCATTCCAATATAATGTCCCATCTTCGTTAACTTTGCCAAATGATACTCCCTTAAACCTTGTTCTTGCCTTTAATATAAATTCCGCAACGTAAGGTAAATATAATACAGCCAAAGCAGTATACATATAACCAGCTATTCCAATAGAACCTATTACTGAACCAACAAAGTATGTCCCTATGTTTCCTATGAAAACTTTAGCGGGATATTTATTATAATAAAGGAAGGCTAAAAGAGAAGCTAACAAGATCAAGGCCATTTCTCCTGCAACAAATGTGTTCCCAGACCTTGTTAAACCAATGTAAGCTAAGCTAGCTGACATTATTATGCCCATTCCAGTTCCTAATCCATTAAGCCCTTCAAGCATATTGAAGGCATTAGAAGAAATTGTTAGTGCAGCTGGTATTACAATCACGTAATAGAAGATTCCTAAATTTATAACACCTAAAAAAGGTATGGATATTGCTGAATGCCCTACGCTAAAAACCGCTAATGGTACTGCAGCAAAGATTGGAGTGAATGCCCTAATTGACTGCCTAAGATTCAAAAAATCGTCCATGAGTCCAAGAAAGGCTATTAATAACGAGGAGAGTAAAATTGACGATATTATTCTCTCATAATTTGGATCCTGTATTAAAAGTACAAAAGTTCCAGAAACAAAACCTGCTACTATGGCTATTCCGCCGAGTGAAGGTACTTCAGGCTTATTGGGCTTATTTACGTCTTTTCCTACAATTTTTCTCTCTTTTGCTATATGAATTACCCATCTAGTAGTAAGAAATGTTATAATAAAGGCTATAAGAGCACAAATAGGTAACACTATTTTCGCCTTTTTATTGTAAACTCCGCAAGGTATTTTAAAGCCTTTCCAGCTATATCATTACCGCCTATAGCTGATAGAGCCTTCATGGATTTTTGATAATATTTTTCTGCAACTTCATATGCGTAATTTAATGAAAGAGATTTTACTACTTCAGCTGCCTTAGTTATTTTTCCTTGATCCTTAGATCCAAGTCCTTCAATTATAATTTTTCTTTCTGCTTCCGACGCTAAACTTAATGCCTTTATTACAAGAATAGTCTTCTTGCCTTCTCTGATATCGCTATATACAGGTTTGCCAAGTTCTTTCTCATCTGCGGTTAAACCTAGAATATCATCAATTATTTGAAAAGCGATGCCCAAATTTAGTCCAAATTCTTTAAGCAACTCAAGGTCTTTATCTTCAGCGTTAGAAACTAGACCTCCTAAAAATGCAGAGCAAGAAAATAGTTGTGCTGTTTTCTTTTTTATCATTTCCAGGTACTCTTCTTCTGTAACATCCTGCCTATTTTCAAACTCCATATCCATTGCTTGGCCTTCTGCAATTATTATTACTGACTTAGAAAATTCTGATAAACCCATATAAAATCTCCTTGAATCTAATCCTTCTAAAGCCTCTGATAGCACTTCAAAAGCTTTTGCGTGAAGTAAATCACCGGCAAGAATTGCCATGGGCACTCCCCACTTTACATGCACAGTTGGCATTCCTCTCCTAAGGGTGTCTTCGTCCATTATATCGTCGTGTATTAAAGTAAAATTATGTAAGATCTCTACAGCGGCCGCGGCTTTATACGCTCTTTTTCTATCTCCAGAGAATAAGTCTGAGGACGCAACTGTTATAAGTGGCCTAAGCCTTTTGCCTCCAGCTTTTAAAAGGTAAATTGAAGCATCATAAAGCTCCTTTGGCTCACCTTTTATGTATTTTTCTATCTCTTCATTTACATTTTTAATTATCTCGTCGAAATACTTATCTAGTTCCATTATTCTCTTTTTCTTAATTTCTCATATGTAGATAAACTTATCCCTCTACTTTCCATCCATTCTCTTAATTCCTTCCAAATAACTACTGGAACCCTCTTAAGTTCTTCCACGTTTTTAGCTCCCGTTAGCATCATCGCCGCTTTGAGTTCAAAAATTACCTTATTAAAGAAGGAAACTAGGGACTCCTTTCCTTCTACGGCTTTCTTTAGAACTGGACTTGCCATTCCAGCAATATCTGCTCCTAAAGCTATAGCTTTAGCAATTTGAAGCCCATTTCTTATCCCACCGCTACCTATTATAAATGCATCAGGAACTGCAAACCTTGTTTCAATTATTGAGGCAGCGGTAGGGATTCCCCATCCGGCAAAAAGCTCTGCACTTTCCTTTTTCCAATTATTCTTCCTCTTATCTCTTACCATTTCTACGGCAATCCAACTAGTTCCTCCCTGCCCGGAAACGTCAAAGTATTTTATTCCAATTTCCTTAAATTTTGTTGCAGTTTCCATTGAAATTCCTGTTCCTGTTTCCTTTATTATTATTGGCACTCCCAATTCTTTTGAAATATCCCTAAGTTTTATTAAAATATCACTTGGATATTCTGGCTCTCCTTCCGGCTGAAATAATTCTTGAGCAGGATTTAGATGCACTGCTATAGCGTCTGCCTCGATCATACTTACTGCTTCCTTTAGTTCTTTTAATCCATAACCCTTAGCTAACTGAGGAGCTCCAATGTTAGCTATTATAGGTGATGTAGGAGCTTTTTTTCTCACAATTTTAAAGCTCTCTCTGGCATCTGCTCGTTCTATTGCAATCCTCTGACTTCCAACTCCCATTGCTAATCTTAATTCTTCAATAACCTCTGCTATTGTTGCATTAATTTTCCCTAAGGCTTCATTTCCTCCAGTCATTCCAGTTACCATTAGTGGTGCAGAGATTTCTTTGTTAAGAAATTTAACGTTAGTATTTATTTCATTAAATGAAAGACAAGGCATTGCTTGGTGTATTAAAACTACATCATCAAGTAATGTTGGTATGTAACCTTCAACGTCTTCATAAAGACAAATTTCAACGTGCTCCAACTTTCTATTTGTTATCATTTTTACACCTTACAAGAGTTCCTATATCCTTTCCTTCTAATGCCTTATATATGTTGCCTTCGATCCTGCCGTTGAATATTAAGGCTTCTATACAGTTTTCTAAAATTTTCTGGATTTTAGCTTTCATACCACCAGTAACATCAAAGCTTGAAGAAGATAGATCGTCTATAAAAGGAGAATTAACTTCCTTAGCAACCCTTCCATTGATAAATACTCCATCTACATCTGTAGCAAAAAATACCCTAGAGTTAAACTCTTTACCTAGCAAGATCGCTATATCATCTCCAGAAATTATTTTTCCTGATTCAGTGATATCACCATAAATAACTGGAACTAGCCTTTCTTGTAAATATCTTTTAACAATATCTATGGAAAAGAATCTGCCTGGTAAAGGAAATACGTTAATTCCTTCATCATAAAAGATTTTCATTATTTTAAGGTTTAATTCTTGCATTGCAATAACAGTTTTTATCTTGTCACCCTTAGAGGCTTCATAATGACCAAAACTTCCTCCTCCATGTATAATAATTAATGGATAAAACATCTTAACTTCACGTGCAATTCTCCTAACTATTTCTTCATTAAAAGAATAAGGTATATTCTTATTTGTTATTAAGCTTCCTCCTAATTTAATAATTCTATAAGCGAAGCCCAATTTAAGTCCCATATCCATTTCCAACTATTATTCATAGGATATGGCAAACCATAAAGGGAACTCCATAAGCCGTTCTCAAATTGAATTAAACTAGAATCTTTAGATATTTCTACAGGCAAAATGCCGGCCAAGTGAATTAATGAACTTTCTAAAAACCTTGGTTTAGATAATGGGAAACTAGTAAGTAAGTTTATCCTAACTTCCTTTTCACTAAGAGGTACCGGATCTTCTCCATCGCGGTAAAGTATAGGCGACTTAAGTTCTTGGGCCTTTCTTAAGGCTCTTATTAATCTTGAGTCAAACATTGCATCATCTATCATTTCTAGTGTTTCCTTAACGTCATTTTCGTTCATGGGAATTTCGCATTTGTTTATTGCCAACTCAACAAGCTTTCTCGTTACGTAAATGTAATAGGAAGAAAAAGGCAAATTCCCTTCTATATCGTACTCAATATTACAAGAAAAGCCTGTAGCCTCACGAAAGTATTCTAGGAATTTATCTATTTTTGGTTTTCTTTTTACCTCTCTCACTTTAACTATTGCAAAATTGATTAAAACTGGATTATTAGCTTCCAATGGAAGCCCGGAATAACAAAATGGGACTTTAACTTCCAAATCTTGCTGCAAGATATCCCACTACTGAAGACTTGTCTCCCGATGTATCTCCAGAAGTAGCATGCTTTAGAATATATGGCTTCTTATTAAATTTCTTTGCTAATATCATTGCAACCATTACTGGTGCGTAACCACACATTGTTACATCTTTATTCTCTACAACATCGTAAAGACCTTTATAATCTAGTTGTTCTATTTTCTCTATCGCCATCTCATCTTTTTTATACGTAATATCGTAAGGATCGTAATGATTCATGTCACTACTAGCTAGGACTACTATATCTTTTTCAGGATGTTTTTGCATTAATCTATATATTCCTTCAGCTATATATTCTGCTATCTCGGGAGTTTGATAAAGTATAACTATTGGAATTATTTTTATTTCTGAATCAAAGAAAAACTGTAAGAAAGGTATTTGAACTTCAACAGAATGTTCATATAAATGTGCTTGCTCATCTATATCGATAACTTCACTATACTTAACAAGCTCCATTGCCATCTCTTCATCTATCTTTACGTCGCCTAAAGGAGTCTCCCAACAACCTTTATTCCATAAGGAAACATAAGATCCGTAGCCTGTGTGATTAGGACCTAGAATTATTACAAGATCCGGCTTGCCTTCAGAAGCTAAATAATAATAAGAATGGGCTGCTACGGGACCGCTATAAATGTAACCGGCATGAGGAACAATAAAAAATAAGTTATCTCTCTTACCTTTTTCTTTTGGGACTGTAGGTAATTTACCAGGACCTACAGGATGAGTAAATGACCAAACAATTCGATCCTTTAATTCCTGAGGATCTGCCTCATAAAATGCACCGGCTACTGCAGGTAATCTTTTCATTGAACAAGCTTCACCTCAAATTCCTCAACCTTCACTGGTATATCGGCATCCATAGGTATCTGCTTTCTCTCCCTAAGTATTTGCCTAGCTAGTAGCCAATAAAGTAAAGCTAAAGATTTCCTCCCCTTATTATTTGCAGGTATTACTAAATCAACATACTCTATTTTAGCATCAGTATCAGCAAAAGCTACCACGGGAATTCCCATATCTGCGGCCTCTTTTATTGCTTGAGTATCAGTTCTTGGATCAGACACGAGTAATACTTCTGGCTCTATAAATCTGTCGAGGTATGCGTTAGTTAAAGTACCCGGAACCAATCTTCCGGTTATTGCCCTACCTCCTACTACTTCTGCAAACTTTTGAACCGGAGTAAATGCGTAAGGTCTTGACGCAACAGCTAGGATTCCACTAGGCGTAAATCTTGAAAGGAATTTTGCAGCAATTCTCAATCTTTCATCTATTTTTCTAACATCAAGTACGTAAAGACCTTCGGGCCTTACTCTGTAAATGAATTTCTCCATGTATTTAGTACATGTATGTGTACCTATATGGACGCCTGCGGAAAGATAGTTCTCTAATGGAGCTAATAATTCTATTACTGCTCCTTTCTCTGATTTTTGTAATTCAGCCTTTTCTGCCTCAGATAACTCAGTTCCCTTATTTTCTTCTTCTGACATTTAAATCACCTTAAATTGGTCTAGTATAATTAACTACCTCTTTTATAATATCTACATGACTTAATAACATTCTCCTACAACAATATCTTCTAACACCTAGGTCATCTAATACTTTTTGCGGATCTTCTCCGGCATTTACTCTAGTTATAAAGGGCTCCCATTTGTCTGCTATCAAAGATCCGCAAGTAAAGCATCTGACGGGAATTATCATAAGTGTCACCTATAAGCCTTCTGCCTCCATCTTCTAGCACTATATCTCATCCATTTTTCTGACTCTGTTTCTCTTGGATCTCCTGCTAGCATTGTCCTATCATATTGCTTATATAGTTCCTCCAATTCTTTACTGCCGCTAAACTTAACTAATGCCCTAGCTAACGCCATTCTTGCAGCATCTGCTTGGCCCATTATTCCCCCACCGAATGTGTATATTCTCGCATCTATTTTTGAGGCTAATGACTCGCCTGCAAGTAATAAAGGTTCCATAATTTTTAATCTTATCATTTCGATTGGTATAAGTTCTATTGGCACTCCGTTTACAAATACTCTACCCTTTCCTTCAGTAAGTTGACATTGTGCTCTTGCCATCTTTCTTCTAGCTGAGGTTATTATAATTTTATTGGCCTGTTGCTCTGACATAAACTTTCCACCCCATTTCTTTAGCTAATTCTCCTACAGTAATATACTTACCTTTAAGTCTTTTTACGTCTGCATCAGGAAAGCTTATGAAGTTCTTACCATTATATTGCTGCGGAACACCTATGTAAACCTTAACACTTTTTAGCATTTGCCTGCCTTTTGGAGTTTTGGGCAACATACCTCTTATTGTCCTTTTTACTATGTTAATTGGGCTTCTGGACCTTCTAACTCCTTGCTTTTCCGGGTTAAATAGGGTTCTAAGTGAGAAGTATAACTTATAACCAGCAATTACTCTACTTTTAGGACCACTTATTACAGCTTTTTCTGCATTAACAATTACAACTTTCTTACCTTCTTTGAGTAGTTTTACTACATTAGTTGCCATTCTACCTAGAATCTGATTTTCTGCATTAACAATTACAACTTCACTCATTGTTTCATCAACCTCACGTTTTTACCCTTTAAATCTAGCTTATCAAAATCATACAAGCTCATAACTTTACCTCCAGCTTTAAGTATCTTTTCTTTGGCAGACTTAGAAAAGTCAAGTGCTACTACTGTAACTTCATGAGTTAAATTTCC from Acidianus ambivalens harbors:
- a CDS encoding triphosphoribosyl-dephospho-CoA synthase, with amino-acid sequence MEDILDQLCSEVAYILSSSSIIEASVFKPGNASRIQDIKSVKYEDILLSANLANAYYRKACIRGYNSSRPLYDLLYLTIKESKKMEVNYSILGTQLLLLPISYSSLLADNVDNLRRKLSELIISLDVEDTKWFFEALKQVELSYLGKIDVMDYRETTNKTMYEVLVFSSNMDTIARNMIRNYEYSYIAYKIIKDSESLEKGIQKAFIEILSEQPDGLIYRKYGGKIALLISHLAREVKGDFTEKKLLDFNNFLVKNNYNPGSTADIIASGVALYLLDKWYEKTRNDYPLPLPRGCSRIYK
- the rimI gene encoding ribosomal protein S18-alanine N-acetyltransferase encodes the protein MEQATSNKSTNSFLIRNVRMDDIDDIIMINRLSLPENYPYYFFVDHIKDYGKAFYVAEVNGDVVGYIMPRIELGFSNLKNLPSLVKKGHVVSIAVLEAYRNRGIGTALLKASMKSMKEDYGAEEVYLEVRVSNYPAISVYEKLGFMKIKVLKHYYADGEDAYLMATYLT
- the coaBC gene encoding bifunctional phosphopantothenoylcysteine decarboxylase/phosphopantothenate--cysteine ligase CoaBC is translated as MNLFMTHPSKRIIGEISDELKGKKVLLGVSASVSLYKSLDLARDLMRRGAEIKVMMTPSASKLISPEMFTWATGNKTVVKIGGKLEHVQLAEEFDVMIIAPSTMNIVTKLAYGITDNNLVLTAINFLQLNKKVILVPAMHLQMWNSPQLQSAIEILRKNNNVEIIEPKLVNNLAHYPDIEYLTSRITSYILREKDLKGLKIVVTAGPTREYMDPVRFITNPSSGTMGVSIANEAYFRGADVILVHGPISSHLHPYSPTIEVETTEDMLKNVVNLVEKEKFNIVILAGAPADYKFKVIRGEKIDSHTEVPKVELEKTPKISEYIRGKAFVVGFSAETVNNDDELIEKAKIKKERHGFNMIVANNVKRKDIGFSSEYNEVIVITNSEIIKIPKSYKTIIARKLLDIVREEFIKSKV
- a CDS encoding putative integrase is translated as MGYRVFSVRQYKIRQRGKKYYVYSIEKDKEGNVRERYIGPLDKIVEITLGF
- a CDS encoding MraY family glycosyltransferase — translated: MVLPICALIAFIITFLTTRWVIHIAKERKIVGKDVNKPNKPEVPSLGGIAIVAGFVSGTFVLLIQDPNYERIISSILLSSLLIAFLGLMDDFLNLRQSIRAFTPIFAAVPLAVFSVGHSAISIPFLGVINLGIFYYVIVIPAALTISSNAFNMLEGLNGLGTGMGIIMSASLAYIGLTRSGNTFVAGEMALILLASLLAFLYYNKYPAKVFIGNIGTYFVGSVIGSIGIAGYMYTALAVLYLPYVAEFILKARTRFKGVSFGKVNEDGTLYWNDMPNSLTHVVMKMGRFKEYQVVAILWIIEGIFAILAIYLQTTVIVI
- the gds gene encoding geranylgeranyl diphosphate synthase — protein: MELDKYFDEIIKNVNEEIEKYIKGEPKELYDASIYLLKAGGKRLRPLITVASSDLFSGDRKRAYKAAAAVEILHNFTLIHDDIMDEDTLRRGMPTVHVKWGVPMAILAGDLLHAKAFEVLSEALEGLDSRRFYMGLSEFSKSVIIIAEGQAMDMEFENRQDVTEEEYLEMIKKKTAQLFSCSAFLGGLVSNAEDKDLELLKEFGLNLGIAFQIIDDILGLTADEKELGKPVYSDIREGKKTILVIKALSLASEAERKIIIEGLGSKDQGKITKAAEVVKSLSLNYAYEVAEKYYQKSMKALSAIGGNDIAGKALKYLAEFTIKRRK
- the fni gene encoding type 2 isopentenyl-diphosphate Delta-isomerase — its product is MITNRKLEHVEICLYEDVEGYIPTLLDDVVLIHQAMPCLSFNEINTNVKFLNKEISAPLMVTGMTGGNEALGKINATIAEVIEELRLAMGVGSQRIAIERADARESFKIVRKKAPTSPIIANIGAPQLAKGYGLKELKEAVSMIEADAIAVHLNPAQELFQPEGEPEYPSDILIKLRDISKELGVPIIIKETGTGISMETATKFKEIGIKYFDVSGQGGTSWIAVEMVRDKRKNNWKKESAELFAGWGIPTAASIIETRFAVPDAFIIGSGGIRNGLQIAKAIALGADIAGMASPVLKKAVEGKESLVSFFNKVIFELKAAMMLTGAKNVEELKRVPVVIWKELREWMESRGISLSTYEKLRKRE
- a CDS encoding isopentenyl phosphate kinase; this translates as MGLKLGFAYRIIKLGGSLITNKNIPYSFNEEIVRRIAREVKMFYPLIIIHGGGSFGHYEASKGDKIKTVIAMQELNLKIMKIFYDEGINVFPLPGRFFSIDIVKRYLQERLVPVIYGDITESGKIISGDDIAILLGKEFNSRVFFATDVDGVFINGRVAKEVNSPFIDDLSSSSFDVTGGMKAKIQKILENCIEALIFNGRIEGNIYKALEGKDIGTLVRCKNDNK
- the amrB gene encoding AmmeMemoRadiSam system protein B, whose translation is MKRLPAVAGAFYEADPQELKDRIVWSFTHPVGPGKLPTVPKEKGKRDNLFFIVPHAGYIYSGPVAAHSYYYLASEGKPDLVIILGPNHTGYGSYVSLWNKGCWETPLGDVKIDEEMAMELVKYSEVIDIDEQAHLYEHSVEVQIPFLQFFFDSEIKIIPIVILYQTPEIAEYIAEGIYRLMQKHPEKDIVVLASSDMNHYDPYDITYKKDEMAIEKIEQLDYKGLYDVVENKDVTMCGYAPVMVAMILAKKFNKKPYILKHATSGDTSGDKSSVVGYLAARFGS
- the rpsB gene encoding 30S ribosomal protein S2; the protein is MSEEENKGTELSEAEKAELQKSEKGAVIELLAPLENYLSAGVHIGTHTCTKYMEKFIYRVRPEGLYVLDVRKIDERLRIAAKFLSRFTPSGILAVASRPYAFTPVQKFAEVVGGRAITGRLVPGTLTNAYLDRFIEPEVLLVSDPRTDTQAIKEAADMGIPVVAFADTDAKIEYVDLVIPANNKGRKSLALLYWLLARQILRERKQIPMDADIPVKVEEFEVKLVQ
- a CDS encoding DNA-directed RNA polymerase subunit N; its protein translation is MIIPVRCFTCGSLIADKWEPFITRVNAGEDPQKVLDDLGVRRYCCRRMLLSHVDIIKEVVNYTRPI
- a CDS encoding 30S ribosomal protein S9 is translated as MSEQQANKIIITSARRKMARAQCQLTEGKGRVFVNGVPIELIPIEMIRLKIMEPLLLAGESLASKIDARIYTFGGGIMGQADAARMALARALVKFSGSKELEELYKQYDRTMLAGDPRETESEKWMRYSARRWRQKAYR
- a CDS encoding 50S ribosomal protein L13, with translation MSEVVIVNAENQILGRMATNVVKLLKEGKKVVIVNAEKAVISGPKSRVIAGYKLYFSLRTLFNPEKQGVRRSRSPINIVKRTIRGMLPKTPKGRQMLKSVKVYIGVPQQYNGKNFISFPDADVKRLKGKYITVGELAKEMGWKVYVRATGQ